One part of the Malus sylvestris chromosome 2, drMalSylv7.2, whole genome shotgun sequence genome encodes these proteins:
- the LOC126606980 gene encoding protein FIP1-like isoform X4 has product MSTERERLGSLPSTSPEDNALFLDIMHEAPLFGHRKSRNLFGSVFYLIILAGYSAVAVAAPWIFQVIDDLIPQLLCSCNVLLLVVTGIFQQYLVSQVQKIRLQGYYSFSQKLKHIVRVPFAVTSYGTAALLLVMVWRPNISFLTLPAILRTIMVIEAICAGSFMSLYIAYVHQYNSLNSQPDVLKSLYSPLQPSSSLEGLRYHDAGRLSDQQMALLQYQRENLHFLSEEILQLQECLSKYERTNDGSTPQVDLAHLLAARDQELRTLSAEMNQLQSELRLARSLIAERDSEIQQVRTTNNQYVEENERLRAILGEWSTRAAKLERALEAERISNLELQKKIPTLRSQSQSSAEPSK; this is encoded by the exons ATGTCAACAGAGAGAGAACGGCTAGGTTCTCTGCCGTCAACATCGCCGGAGGACAACGCACT GTTTTTGGATATCATGCACGAGGCTCCGCTGTTCGGCCACCGGAAGTCGAGGAACCTCTTCGGAAGTGTTTTCTACTTAATCATACTCGCCGGTTACTCTGCCGTGGCCGTCGCGGCTCCGTGGATATTTCAGGTCATAGACGATTTGATACCCCAATTGCTCTGCAGCTGCAACGTCCTTCTTCTGGTAGTCACAG GCATTTTTCAGCAGTATCTGGTGTCCCAGGTTCAGAAAATTCGCTTACAG GGTTATTATAGTTTCAGCCAGAAGTTGAAGCATATTGTTCGCGTACCTTTTGCAGTTACTTCATATG GAACTGCTGCATTGTTACTTGTTATGGTCTGGAGACCCAACATCAGTTTCCTTACTCTCCCAGCAATATTGAG GACTATAATGGTAATTGAAGCAATATGTGCCGGATCTTTTATGAGTCTCTATATTG CTTATGTTCACCAGTACAACTCATTAAACTCCCAGCCTGATGTCTTAAAGTCGTTATATTCTCCTCTTCAACCCTCGAGTTCTTTAGAAGGTTTGAg GTATCATGATGCTGGTCGACTTTCTGATCAGCAAATGGCTTTGTTGCAATATCAGCGTGAAAACCTTCATTTTTTGAGTGAAGAG ATCCTTCAGTTACAAGAGTGCTTAAGTAAATACGAAAGGACTAATGATGGGAGCACACCTCAG GTGGACCTCGCCCATCTGTTGGCAGCTCGTGATCAGGAATTACGGACGCTTTCCGCTGAG ATGAATCAATTGCAGTCTGAGCTCAGGCTTGCTCGGTCTTTGATAGCTGAGAGGGATTCCGAAATCCAGCAAGTCCGGACCACCAACAATCAG TACGTGGAGGAAAACGAAAGGTTGAGGGCCATTTTAGGAGAATGGAGTACACGAGCAGCAAAG CTTGAACGAGCACTGGAGGCGGAGCGGATCTCCAATCTTGAACTCCAAAAGAAGATTCCGACgctcagaagtcaatcacaatcGTCAGCTGAACCAAGCAAGTAG
- the LOC126607014 gene encoding methyl jasmonate esterase 1-like: MIQKLELENMTEKLLLFVLLFIFLANASTSTPSPPSNIHNQTQSPKHFVSIHGACHGAWSWYKVATLLKDSGHNVTALDLGASGINPIQVQQLPSLSEFVEPLTKVMVSLPPNEKVVLVGHSLGGAVISIFMERFPQKIAAAVFVTAVMYGPTLNFSTAYAEVTKGSDVMDTQYIYDNGTNNPATSFLFGPKVMATSLYQLSPPQDLNLALSLVRPFPIYNYDVIKLTKEKYGSVRRVFIVADQDHAIALDAQNYMIKYNPPNEVKVIKGSDHMVMFSKPVELFYHLQSIAEKYS; this comes from the exons ATGATACAGAAATTGGAATTGGAGAACATGACAGAGAAGCTCCTTTTGTttgtccttttatttattttcttggcAAACGCTAGTACCTCAACCCCATCCCCGCCCTCCAACATTCACAACCAAACTCAAAGTCCAAAACATTTTGTATCGATACATGGAGCTTGTCATGGAGCATGGAGCTGGTATAAGGTGGCAACTCTCCTCAAGGACTCAGGTCACAATGTCACAGCTCTAGACTTGGGAGCATCCGGGATCAACCCGATTCAGGTACAACAACTCCCTTCGTTATCGGAATTCGTCGAGCCTTTGACAAAGGTCATGGTGTCTCTACCACCAAATGAAAAGGTTGTCCTTGTGGGTCACAGCTTGGGTGGAGCAGTCATATCTATTTTCATGGAGAGGTTCCCTCAGAAAATCGCTGCTGCAGTATTTGTCACGGCTGTCATGTATGGTCCTACATTGAATTTCTCAACTGCATATGCAGAG GTTACCAAAGGATCTGACGTTATGGACACTCAATACATATATGACAACGGGACCAACAACCCTGCAACCTCCTTTCTCTTTGGGCCTAAGGTCATGGCGACAAGCTTGTACCAGCTCTCACCACCACAG GATTTAAATCTAGCGTTATCATTGGTGAGACCTTTTCCTATATATAATTATGATGTAATAAAACTCACGAAGGAGAAGTATGGATCAGTTCGTAGAGTATTCATCGTGGCCGACCAAGACCATGCGATTGCGTTGGATGCGCAAAATTACATGATCAAGTACAATCCCCCAAATGAAGTGAAAGTGATAAAAGGTTCTGATCACATGGTCATGTTCTCTAAACCAGTGGAGTTGTTCTACCACCTCCAAAGTATTGCTGAGAAGTATTCATGA
- the LOC126606980 gene encoding protein FIP1-like isoform X5 has product MHEAPLFGHRKSRNVFGSVFYLIILAGYSAVAVAAPWIFQAIDDLIPQLLCSCNVLLLVVTGIFQQYLVSQVQKIRLQGYYSFSQKLKHIVRVPFAVTSYGTAALLLVMVWRPNISFLTLPAILRTIMVIEAICAGSFMSLYIAYVHQYNSLNSQPDVLKSLYSPLQPSSSLEGLRYHDAGRLSDQQMALLQYQRENLHFLSEEILQLQECLSKYERTNDGSTPQVDLAHLLAARDQELRTLSAEMNQLQSELRLARSLIAERDSEIQQVRTTNNQYVEENERLRAILGEWSTRAAKLERALEAERISNLELQKKIPTLRSQSQSSAEPSK; this is encoded by the exons ATGCACGAGGCTCCGCTGTTCGGCCACCGGAAGTCGAGGAACGTCTTCGGAAGTGTTTTCTACTTAATCATACTCGCCGGTTACTCTGCCGTGGCCGTCGCGGCTCCGTGGATATTTCAGGCCATAGACGATTTGATACCCCAATTGCTCTGCAGCTGCAACGTCCTTCTTCTGGTAGTCACAG GCATTTTTCAGCAGTATCTGGTGTCCCAGGTTCAGAAAATTCGCTTACAG GGTTATTATAGTTTCAGCCAGAAGTTGAAGCATATTGTTCGCGTACCTTTTGCAGTTACTTCATATG GAACTGCTGCATTGTTACTTGTTATGGTCTGGAGACCCAACATCAGTTTCCTTACTCTCCCAGCAATATTGAG GACTATAATGGTAATTGAAGCAATATGTGCCGGATCTTTTATGAGTCTCTATATTG CTTATGTTCACCAGTACAACTCATTAAACTCCCAGCCTGATGTCTTAAAGTCGTTATATTCTCCTCTTCAACCCTCGAGTTCTTTAGAAGGTTTGAg GTATCATGATGCTGGTCGACTTTCTGATCAGCAAATGGCTTTGTTGCAATATCAGCGTGAAAACCTTCATTTTTTGAGTGAAGAG ATCCTTCAGTTACAAGAGTGCTTAAGTAAATACGAAAGGACTAATGATGGGAGCACACCTCAG GTGGACCTCGCCCATCTGTTGGCAGCTCGTGATCAGGAATTACGGACGCTTTCCGCTGAG ATGAATCAATTGCAGTCTGAGCTCAGGCTTGCTCGGTCTTTGATAGCTGAGAGGGATTCCGAAATCCAGCAAGTCCGGACCACCAACAATCAG TACGTGGAGGAAAACGAAAGGTTGAGGGCCATTTTAGGAGAATGGAGTACACGAGCAGCAAAG CTTGAACGAGCACTGGAGGCGGAGCGGATCTCCAATCTTGAACTCCAAAAGAAGATTCCGACgctcagaagtcaatcacaatcGTCAGCTGAACCAAGCAAGTAG
- the LOC126606980 gene encoding protein FIP1-like isoform X2, with translation MPSFSAARFQIPAVDFGTSPFRFLDIMHEAPLFGHRKSRNVFGSVFYLIILAGYSAVAVAAPWIFQAIDDLIPQLLCSCNVLLLVVTGIFQQYLVSQVQKIRLQGYYSFSQKLKHIVRVPFAVTSYGTAALLLVMVWRPNISFLTLPAILRTIMVIEAICAGSFMSLYIAYVHQYNSLNSQPDVLKSLYSPLQPSSSLEGLRYHDAGRLSDQQMALLQYQRENLHFLSEEILQLQECLSKYERTNDGSTPQVDLAHLLAARDQELRTLSAEMNQLQSELRLARSLIAERDSEIQQVRTTNNQYVEENERLRAILGEWSTRAAKLERALEAERISNLELQKKIPTLRSQSQSSAEPSK, from the exons ATGCCATCGTTTTCCGCCGCCCGATTCCAAATCCCCGCCGTTGATTTCGGCACTTCACCTTTCAGGTTTTTGGATATCATGCACGAGGCTCCGCTGTTCGGCCACCGGAAGTCGAGGAACGTCTTCGGAAGTGTTTTCTACTTAATCATACTCGCCGGTTACTCTGCCGTGGCCGTCGCGGCTCCGTGGATATTTCAGGCCATAGACGATTTGATACCCCAATTGCTCTGCAGCTGCAACGTCCTTCTTCTGGTAGTCACAG GCATTTTTCAGCAGTATCTGGTGTCCCAGGTTCAGAAAATTCGCTTACAG GGTTATTATAGTTTCAGCCAGAAGTTGAAGCATATTGTTCGCGTACCTTTTGCAGTTACTTCATATG GAACTGCTGCATTGTTACTTGTTATGGTCTGGAGACCCAACATCAGTTTCCTTACTCTCCCAGCAATATTGAG GACTATAATGGTAATTGAAGCAATATGTGCCGGATCTTTTATGAGTCTCTATATTG CTTATGTTCACCAGTACAACTCATTAAACTCCCAGCCTGATGTCTTAAAGTCGTTATATTCTCCTCTTCAACCCTCGAGTTCTTTAGAAGGTTTGAg GTATCATGATGCTGGTCGACTTTCTGATCAGCAAATGGCTTTGTTGCAATATCAGCGTGAAAACCTTCATTTTTTGAGTGAAGAG ATCCTTCAGTTACAAGAGTGCTTAAGTAAATACGAAAGGACTAATGATGGGAGCACACCTCAG GTGGACCTCGCCCATCTGTTGGCAGCTCGTGATCAGGAATTACGGACGCTTTCCGCTGAG ATGAATCAATTGCAGTCTGAGCTCAGGCTTGCTCGGTCTTTGATAGCTGAGAGGGATTCCGAAATCCAGCAAGTCCGGACCACCAACAATCAG TACGTGGAGGAAAACGAAAGGTTGAGGGCCATTTTAGGAGAATGGAGTACACGAGCAGCAAAG CTTGAACGAGCACTGGAGGCGGAGCGGATCTCCAATCTTGAACTCCAAAAGAAGATTCCGACgctcagaagtcaatcacaatcGTCAGCTGAACCAAGCAAGTAG
- the LOC126606980 gene encoding protein FIP1-like isoform X3: MSTERERQGSLPSTSPEDNALFLDIMHEAPLFGHRKSRNLFGSVFYLIILAGYSAVAVAAPWIFQVIDDLIPQLLCSCNVLLLVVTGIFQQYLVSQVQKIRLQGYYSFSQKLKHIVRVPFAVTSYGTAALLLVMVWRPNISFLTLPAILRTIMVIEAICAGSFMSLYIAYVHQYNSLNSQPDVLKSLYSPLQPSSSLEGLRYHDAGRLSDQQMALLQYQRENLHFLSEEILQLQECLSKYERTNDGSTPQVDLAHLLAARDQELRTLSAEMNQLQSELRLARSLIAERDSEIQQVRTTNNQYVEENERLRAILGEWSTRAAKLERALEAERISNLELQKKIPTLRSQSQSSAEPSK, translated from the exons ATGTCAACAGAGAGAGAACGGCAAG GTTCTCTGCCGTCAACATCGCCGGAGGACAACGCACT GTTTTTGGATATCATGCACGAGGCTCCGCTGTTCGGCCACCGGAAGTCGAGGAACCTCTTCGGAAGTGTTTTCTACTTAATCATACTCGCCGGTTACTCTGCCGTGGCCGTCGCGGCTCCGTGGATATTTCAGGTCATAGACGATTTGATACCCCAATTGCTCTGCAGCTGCAACGTCCTTCTTCTGGTAGTCACAG GCATTTTTCAGCAGTATCTGGTGTCCCAGGTTCAGAAAATTCGCTTACAG GGTTATTATAGTTTCAGCCAGAAGTTGAAGCATATTGTTCGCGTACCTTTTGCAGTTACTTCATATG GAACTGCTGCATTGTTACTTGTTATGGTCTGGAGACCCAACATCAGTTTCCTTACTCTCCCAGCAATATTGAG GACTATAATGGTAATTGAAGCAATATGTGCCGGATCTTTTATGAGTCTCTATATTG CTTATGTTCACCAGTACAACTCATTAAACTCCCAGCCTGATGTCTTAAAGTCGTTATATTCTCCTCTTCAACCCTCGAGTTCTTTAGAAGGTTTGAg GTATCATGATGCTGGTCGACTTTCTGATCAGCAAATGGCTTTGTTGCAATATCAGCGTGAAAACCTTCATTTTTTGAGTGAAGAG ATCCTTCAGTTACAAGAGTGCTTAAGTAAATACGAAAGGACTAATGATGGGAGCACACCTCAG GTGGACCTCGCCCATCTGTTGGCAGCTCGTGATCAGGAATTACGGACGCTTTCCGCTGAG ATGAATCAATTGCAGTCTGAGCTCAGGCTTGCTCGGTCTTTGATAGCTGAGAGGGATTCCGAAATCCAGCAAGTCCGGACCACCAACAATCAG TACGTGGAGGAAAACGAAAGGTTGAGGGCCATTTTAGGAGAATGGAGTACACGAGCAGCAAAG CTTGAACGAGCACTGGAGGCGGAGCGGATCTCCAATCTTGAACTCCAAAAGAAGATTCCGACgctcagaagtcaatcacaatcGTCAGCTGAACCAAGCAAGTAG